The window GCAGGTCGGCCACCGCCTCGCGGCCCGCCGCGCGGACGTCCTCGATGGAGTCCGCGTCCCACTCGACCCGGGCGGGGGCCACCCGCGGCAGGTCCGCCGCCGTGGCGTCGTTGGCCTTCGCCAGGTGCTCCGGGTCGGGCACGTCGAGCGAGATCTCGGTCATAGCCGGTCTAGCGCGCGATGGAATATGAAGGTCCGCGTCGACGCCGAGACGCCACCGGCACCGAAATCGCCGTCACTCCCCGCCGAGCAGGTCCAGGGCGTCGACGAGCGTCGATTCGCTCCCGAACCCGCCGGCCTTGGTGACCAGCGGCGTCCCGGCGGCGGGGCCGTCCAGCAGGCGGCCGACGGGGACGCCGTCCTCGACGGCCCGGCCGGTCAGTCGGACACCGGTCGCGCCGAGTTCCCGGAGGACGTCGACGGCCACGTCGCCGCCCGTCGCCAGGAGCCCCGAAGGTGACCCCTCGTCGACGGCGACGCCGGCCGCCGACGCGAGCGCACCGGCGACCCGCTCCCGGACGGCGTCGTCGCCCAGTCCGCGCTCCGCGCCGGCGGCGAGGGCGCGCTCGACGTCTCCGCGGTCGGTCGCCGCCGTCAGGACGGCCGCTTCGCCGCGGCGCAGGCGGTCGGCGGCCGCGCTCCCCGCGCGAGCCGCCTCGTCGGCGTCCGCGAGGGCGGCGGCCCCGTCGAGTTCGACGACGGCGTCGGCGGGGACCCGCGCCAGCTGGGCCAGCGTCGTCTGGTTGACGCTGCCGACGACGGCCAGCGGCGCGCCCGGGTCGATAGACTGCTCTTCTCGGCTGTCCGTACGCGGTCCTGCGCCCGGAACCCGGACCTGCTCGGCGAGGCCGCCGCTGCCGACGTACAGCGCGTCGAACTCGCTCCCGGCGGCCGCGATAGCCTCGAGGTGGTCGGCCGTCGTCGCGTCGCAGACCAGGATCGGCGGGCGGTCGGCGGCGGCGACGGCGTCCGCGACGAGCGCGGCGACTCGATCGCTGCCAGCCGCGACGGCGGCGAGCGGGACGGCCTCGACCGGGTGGGCGGCGTCGGCGAACAGGTCCGGGAGCGACGAGGTCGTCGGTCCCTTCGGGTCGTCGGCGTGTTCCGTCTCGGCGACGGGGGTCCCGCGGACGCGGTGGACGCCGCCCTCGGTCGTCCGCCCCGTGGCGGGGAAGGCCGGGGCGACCAGCGCGACGTCGGCGCCGGAGGCGGACAGCGCCGCCTCGACCTCGGGGACGAGGTTGCCCCGGAGCGTCGAGTCGACCTTCTTGAAGACGACGCGCGCGGGCGCGGCCGTCACCGCGCTCGCGACGGCGCCGCGGGCCGCCGAGGGGTCGGCGTACCGGCTGTCGGTGTTGAGAGCGACGACGGGTTCGTCGGGAGCGTCCGCCCGCCCCACCGCCGAGGGGTCGGCGACCACGGCCGTGCCGTAGCCGCGCGCGGCGAAGCCCTGGGCCGTGTCCATGGCCCCCGTCAGGTCGTCGGCCGCGATCGCCACCGAGTGCATACCGGTCCATCCGCGGCCGGGGACAAAACCCCGGCGAGCCGGGACGCGGAACCGGCGGCGAGCGCCGTCGGCGTCCCGGGGGACGACGGCGCGCGACCGGGGGCTACAAGGCGCCGACGGGCCAAGCGGGGGTCATGAGCGAGACGCGGTGCTGGCTGGTCGAGCGCGACTACTGGGACAAGAACCTCGTGACGCTGGTGTACGCGACCCCGGACGGGGAGTACCAGCACACGCAGCAGCGGTCGACCCAGATGCTGCGCCAGAAGCCCACGACCGCCGCAGTCGACGTGGCCGAGGAGGACCTCGAACCAGTGCCCGACGAGGACCGGGAGCGCTACGCGACGGAGGCCGCGCGGACGGCCGAGCGCCACGACCCGGACGACGAGGTGTAGCGACGACGTCCCGGCGGGGGACGCGTACCGGCGGTGAGAGGGGCCAGAGAAACCGAACGGAGAGGCCGTGGTCGACACGGACGGGTCCAAGAAAGGTTTTACGTCGTGACGGTAAAGTGCCCGCCAATGACTGCAATCGAACTCGACGGGGTGACGAAGCGGTACGGGGACGTCACCGCCCTCGAGGACGTCGACCTCACGGTCGAAGACGGGGAGATCTTCGGCTTCCTGGGGCCCAACGGGGCGGGCAAGTCGACGACGATCAACATCCTGCTCGACTTCGTTCGCCCGTCCTCGGGGGACGCCCGGGTGCTCGGGTACGACGTCCGCGAGGGGTCCCAGCGGATCCGCGACCGGACGGGCTTCCTCCCGGAGGGGTACGACGTCTACGAGCGCCTGAGCGGCCGCAAGCACGTCGAGTTCGTGATCGACTCCAAGGACGCCGACGACGACCCGATGGTCCTGCTGGACCGGGTCGGACTGGACGCCGAGGACGCCCGGCGGAAGGCCGGCGACTACTCGAAGGGGATGCAGCAACGGCTCGTGCTCGCGATGGCGCTGGTCGACCAGCCCGACCTGCTGATCCTCGACGAGCCCTCCACGGGACTGGACCCCAACGGCGCCCGCCGGATGCGCGAGATCATCCGTGAGGAGGCCGAGCGCGGCGCGACGGTGTTCTTCTCCTCGCACATCCTCGGCCAGGTCGAGGCCGTCTGTGACACCGTGGGCATCCTCCAGGACGGCCAGGTCATCGCCAAGGACAGCGTCGAGGGGCTGCGCGACGCCGCCGACACCGGTACGACGCTCGTCGTCACCGTCGAGGGACCGCTCGACGCCGCCGTCGACGCGGCCCGGCCCCTCGGACCGGTCTCGACCGTCGCGACGGAGGGCGAGGACCGCCTCCGGATCACCTGCGACGGGGACGCGAAGATGACCGTCCTCAGCGCCCTGGAGGAGGCCGGGGTCGAGGTGTCCGACTTCGAGACGGAGGAGGCGTCGCTCGACGACGTCTTCGCCGCCTACGTCGACCGCCAGGAGGTGGAGGCATGAGCGCCGACGACGCGACGGCGAGCCTCCGCCAGGCGGTCGCGCCCATCGACGAGCGCCTCCAGGGGCTCGACTGGTACCCCGTCGCCAAGAAGGAGTTCGCGGACACGATCCGCTCCCGGGCACTGGTGATCCTGTCGGTGATCTTCGCCGTCCTGTTCGTCGTCCCGCCGATCGTCGCCTTCTACACCGACTTCGGGAGCGCCCGGAGCGTCTCGGCGGTGCTGATCGCCGGCCGCCTGCGCATCATGTCCGTCGTCGTCCCCATCGCCGCCATCGCGCTCGGGTACGCCGCCGTCTCCGGCGAGCGGGAGTCGGGATCGATGAAGCTGCTGCTCTCGCTGCCCTACGAGCGACTGGACGTCGTGATCGGGAAGTTCGTCGGCCGGTCCGCGGTGCTGCTCGTCCCCCTGCTCGGGGCGCTGCTCCTCCAGTACGCGGTCGTCATTCCGGAACTGGCAAGCGCCGAGGCGAACGTCCAGGCGGAGTCGCTGCTGGCCTTCATCGCGCTGACGATGCTGCTCGGCGTCGTCTTCGTCGGCGCCGCCGTCGGCATCTCCGCGGGCACCTCGACGACGCGGCGCTCGCTGGCCGTGATCGGCGGGCTGTGGATCTACTTCTTCGCGCTCTGGAACAGCGCCGCCCGTGGGACGGGCTCGCTGCTCCGGGAGTACACCGACGTCGAGTCGCTGACGACGATCAAGGCGGAGCTGGTGGTGAAACTGCTCAACCCCACGCAGGCCTACCAGACGCTGGTCCAGTCCCTGTCCGGGAACGCCGAGCACGCCGCGCGCGCGCAGATGTTCGGTGGACTGCGCAGCCAGGTCGTCGCCCAGGAGCTCCAGGGGTCGGTCCCGTTCTACCTCTCGGACGGCGCGGCCGTCGCCGTGCTCCTGTTCTGGATGCTCGCGCCGCTGTACCTGGGCTACCAGGTGTTCGAGCGCTCGGACCTGTAGCTACCACTCGGCGACGCTGCCGTCCTCGTGGCGCCAGACGGGATTGTGCCAGTCGACGGTTTTCTCGGCCTGCTCGCGGACGTACGCCTCGTTGATCTCGATGCCCAGGCCCGGGTCCGACGGGATCCCGACGTAGCCGTCGCGGTACTCGAAGACGGAGGGGTCGGCGAGGTAGTCCAGGACGTCCGTCGTCTCGTTGTAGTGGATGTTGAGGCTCTGCTCCTGGACGAGCGCGTTGGGCGAGCAGGCGTCAACCTGAAGGCAGGCGGCCAGCGCGACGGGACCGAGCGGGCAGTGGGGCGCCAGCGCCACGTCGTAAGCCTCGGCCATCGCGGCGATCTTGTTGACCTCGGTGATGCCGCCGGCGTGGGAGAGGTCGGGCTGGACGACGTCGACGGCGCCGTCCTCGAGGACGTCCCGGAAGCCCCACCGGGAGTACATCCGCTCGCCCGTCGCGATGGGAATCGTCGTGTGCGCGGCGATCTCCGGTAGCGCGTCGTTGTGCTCGGGGAGGACGGGCTCCTCGACGAACATGGGTTCGTGGGGTTCCAGCGCGGCGGTGAGGCGCTTGGCCATCGGTTTCGAGACGCGACCGTGGAAGTCGACGCCGACGTCGACCTCGTCGCCGACCGCCTCGCGGACCTCACACAGCCGGTCGACGGCGGCCTGCACGCTGGCGGGGTCGTCGATCCGTTCCATCTGGGAGGTGGCGTTCATCTTGAGGGCGGTGAAGCCGGCCTCGACCTTCTGGCGGGCCTCGTCGGCGACCTCGCTGGGACGGTCACCGCCGATCCACTGGTAGACGCGGACGCGCTCGCGCGCGCTTCCGCCCAGCAGCTCGTGGACGGGCGCGCCGAGTTGCTTGCCCTTGACGTCCCAGAGGGCCTGATCCACGCCGGCGATAGCCGACATGAGCACGGGTCCGCCCCGGTAGATCCCGCCGCGGTACATCGTCTGCCAGTGGTCCTCGATGTCCGTCGGGCCCTCGCCGATGAGGTAGTTGTCCAGCAGCTCCTCGACGGCCGCCCGGACCGTCTTCGCGCGCCCCTCGACGATCGGCTCGCCCCAGCCGACGGTGCCGTCGGTCGTCTCCACCCGGAGGAACAGCCACCGCGGGGGCACCTCGAAGAGCTCGTAGTCCGCGATGCGAGTCATGCCCTCTCGTAGACCCGACGCTCGTAATAATGCCGCGCCCGGCGGGAGACGGTCCAGATCCGCCCGGCAACGGACGATCGGGGCGTCGACGACGGCCGCGGTCGCGACGGTACGCCGGGCATCTGCTCTCACCATCACTTTCGGGAAATATATGTGCAGAGAGCGTCAGAAGTCGACTGCGTAGCCATGCCGGTCCACCCGCCAGAAGCCGACGCGCCCGACGACGTCCTCTGGTCTCGGTTCCGCGGCCAGACGCGGGCGGGCCACGCGCTGGTCGCCAGCGACCGGCGAAAACGAGTATCTCGCGCTCGCTGACCGTCGGGATGACGCAAGTTGTCGCGGTCGTTCGAGGCCGCGCTATCGCTGCCGGACAAACCGCACTGGAGGGACGGCGAGCAGGACGACGCCCGCACCCGCCAGCAGGACTGACGCGAACGCCGGGAACACACAGAGGGGAGCGCTACAGCCACGCCGGTACGTCGCGACCGAGTAGTACCGCCCGTCGTAGCGGATGTACGCCTTGGATGACTCGTCGTCGTAGTAGTCGAACTCCGGCGCTCGTCCACCCGCACCGATTCTGGTGGCCCCACCGTCGGCGCTGTGTCGGGCCTGCCGGAAGACGCTCTGGCCGGTCTCGGACAGATTCTCGTACGCGTAGACGCGCTCGCCGTCGCGGATCTGAGACTCGTCGGCCGGGCTGACCTCGGTCCGGTACTCCGCGTCCGGCGTCAGCGTCAGACCGAGCGCACCGAGCAGGACGAGACCGATCCCGATTCCGACCGCCGCTTTCGGACTGAGTCCCATCGAGCGCCACTCCCGTGCGTCGACCGGAGCCGTCCAGCGGTAAGCCCCTTGTGGTGAGAGGGACACTGGGCCGAACACATAACTCCCCGTCCGCCGTACTCCCCGGACGACCGTGATGGTGTTCACCCACGTGCTGGTCGGCCTGCTCGTCGCCGTCGTCGCCGGCGGCGGTGCGCCCAGTGGCCCGCTCCTGCTGGCCGGCGCGGTCGGGGGGCTCCTGCCGGACCTCGACATGGTGGCGGCCCACCGGCGGACGCTGCACTTCCCGGTGGGCTATCCCGCCGCCGCGGCCCTCGCCGGCCTCGCGTGGGCGGCGACGGCGGCACCCGCGGCCCTGCTCGCGGCGGTACTGCTCGCCGCGGCGGCCGTCCACAGCCTGATGGACCCCTTCGGCGCGGGGCTGGAGCTGCGGCCCTGGAACCGGGACAGCCAGCGGGCGGTGTACAACCACGCCCTCGGGCGGTGGCACCGGCCGCGGCGGGTCGTCTACGACGGATCGCCGGGCGACGCCGCGCTGTGCGTGGGGCTGGCGGCCGCCGCCGCGGCGCTGGGCGGGCCAGCCGTCCGCCCCACCGCCGTCGCGCTGGCGGGGTTCGGCGTCAGTTACGCGCTGGTGCGCCGCCGCCTGGCCGACCTGATCCCCGAGGAGTTCCAGTCGCTCTCGCCGTTCCTGAAGCACCTGCTGGCCCGGGGCTGGCGGGCGATCCGGTGACGGGGCAGTGGTCGTATTAGAGCTGCTGTAGCCGTGAAGATGCTCCGCGATCCCTGACTGTCCACCTGCGCAGCCTGTCGAGCCGGCCGAACTGGGCGGGAATGAAAGGGGCGGCCGTCTCGACGATGGCGGCCGCCCCAAGCACCGCAGACCGGAGGTCGAGGAGCGCAGGAAGGCCCCCGAGTCGAGACGGCCGGGGCTTTCAGCCGTTCTCGGGTTCGATTACGACAGCGACGGGAACGGCAAAGATCGATGGACGGGAAAGCACGAACTTTAACCCCGTGCGCGGCCGCGGGTGAACCATGACCGACGCGGACGGGGCGAACGTCCTCTTCGTCGTGCTGGACACGGTCAGGAAGGACCACCTGTCCGTCTACGGCTACGACGAGCCGACCACGCCCCACCTCGCCGAGTTCGCCGAGGAGGCCGCCGTCTACGACCAGGCCGTCGCGCCGGCCCCGTGGACGCTGCCCGTCCACGCCTCGCTGTTCACCGGGCTGTACCCCTCCGAGCACGAGGCCACGCAGGAGAACCCCTACCTGGAGGGGGCGACGACGCTGGCCGAGTCGCTGTCGGCGGCGGGCTACGACACCGCCTGCTACTCCTCGAACGCCTGGATCACGCCCTACACGAACCTCACCGCCGGCTTCGACGACCAGGACAACTTCTTCCAGGTCATGCCCGGGGACTTGCTCTCGGGGCCGCTGGCCCGCGCCTGGAAGGCGATGAACGACAACGACGCCCTGCGGGGCATCGCCGATCGGCTGGTCCAGCTGGGCAACAGGGTCCACGAGCACCTCGCCGAGGAGGGCGGCGGTGACACCAAGACGCCGCAGGTGATCGACCGGACGATGGACTTCGTCGACGACTCCGAGCAGTTCTTCGCGTTCGTCAACCTGATGGACGCCCACCTCCCCTACCACCCGCCCGAGGAGTACGTCGAGGAGTTCGCTCCGGGCGTCGACTCCACCGAGGTCTGCCAGAACTCCAAGGAGTACAACTGCGGCGCTCGCGACATCGACGACGAGGAGTGGGAGGACATCGTCGGCCTCTACGACGCCGAGATCCGCCACATCGACGACCAGCTCGACCGCCTGTTCTCTCATCTCAAGGAGACCGGACAGTGGGAGGACACCATGGTCGTGGTCTGCGCCGACCACGGCGAACTCCACGGCGAGCACGACGTCTACGGCCACGAGTTCTGCATCTACGACCCGCTCGTCAACGTCCCGCTGATGGTCAAACACCCCGAGATGGACGCGGGCCGGGACGACGAGACCACCGTCGAGCTGGTGGACCTCTACCACACCGTGCTGGACGCGACGGGCGCGAGCGGCCGGGGTCGCGCGCTCGACGAGCGCCGTTCCCTCCTGTCGGCGGACTACCGCGACTTCGCCGAGCCGGCCGCCGAGGGCGCCGACGTCGGTCGCGGCGAGGTGGGCTTCGTCGAGTACCACCAGCCCGTCGTCGAGCTGCGCCAGCTCGAGGGCAAGGCCAGCGCCGCGGGGATCGAACTGGACACCGACTCGCGGTTCTACTCCCGGATGGGCGCCGCGCGCACTCCGGAGGGGAAGTACATTCACAACACGCGGATCCCCGACGAGGCCTACCGGATCGACGAGGACCCCGGCGAGACGGCGGACCTGATCGGCGACGACGACCCGCTGCTCGCCGACCTCCGGGACGCCCTCTTTACCTTCGTCGACGAGGTCGACGCCGACTGGCCGGACGAGGCCGACGGCGCCGACGGCGAGGTGCTGGACGAGATGGACGAGACGGCCAGGGACCGCCTGCAGGACCTGGGCTACATCGACTGAGACCGTGAGCGAAGAGCCGTCCGGGCCGCTGGCGCTGCTGGACCGCAAGACCGTCGCCCAGATAGCGCTGGGCTTCGTCGTCGCCGTCGTCGTTCTCGGGCTGTTCGCCGTCGGGATCGGCGTCGGCGAGATCCGCGCGGCGCTGGCCGGCGCCGAACTGGAGTGGCTGGCGCTGGGCTGTCTCTCGACGCTTTTGTGTCTCACAGCGTGGGGGAAGTCCTGGCAGATCGTCCTCCGCGTGGCGGGCGTCGAGGAGTCCTTCCGCCGGCTGGTGGTCACCTACTACGCCGCGACCTTCGCCAACTACGTGACGCCGCTGGGCCAGGCCGGCGGGGAGCCGTTCATCGCCTACGTCCTCTCGCGGGACACCGACGCCAGCTACGAGGGCGCGCTCGCGTCGGTCGTCACCGCGGACCTGCTGAACATGCTGCCGTTCGTGACCTTCTCCGGCGTCGGCTTCGCGGCGCTGATCTACCAGTCGTCGCTGCCGGAGACGCTGGAGCCGCTGGCGGCCGGGCTGATGGGCCTCGCGGTGGGCGTCCCGGTGCTGGCCGCGGTCGGGTGGCGCTACCGGTTCTCGCTGGGTCGGCTCGTCCTCCGGCTGGCCGCGCCGGTCGCCCGGCGGACGCAGCGCCTGAGCGTCGAGGGCCTGCGCGAGCGCCTGCGGGAACTGAACGACGCCTTCCAGCGCATCGCGCGGGACCGCCGGGCGCTGGTCTCGGCGCTCTTCTTCGCCTACCTCGGGTGGCTGTTCTTCGCGCTGCCGCTGTACTTCGCGGGCCTGACCATCGGTCGGGACCTGGATCTGCTGCTGGTCCTCTTCATCGTCCCCGCGAGCACGCTCGCCGGCCTGGTCCCCTCGCCGGGCGGCCTCGGCGGCGTCGAGGCGGCCCTCCTCGCGCTGCTGGTGGGCCTGCTCGGCGTGACCACCGCCACCGGCTACGCCGTCGCGCTCGTCTACCGGCTGGCCAGCTACTGGTTCGCGCTGGGGCTGGGCGGCGTCGCCGCGCTGTACGTCATCGCGCGGAACTGACCGGCGTCGCGGCCGTCGGCCGTCGTGATCCGGTCGACGGCGGCATCACTTGCCGGCCGTCATGGTGTATCAGGCCTGACGCCTATTGGCATCGCTCCCGGATGCAGTGACATGGTACAGCTCGACAACGTCGACCGGGGGATCCTACACGAGCTTCAGGTCGACGCGCGAAACCGGACCGCCCAGGAGATCGCCGACAAGGTCGACGTCTCCGCGAGCACCGTCCGCAACCGCATCCGTGAACTGGAGGACGGCGGCGTCATCGAGGGGTATCACCCGAAGATCGACTACGAGGCGGCCGATCTCCCGCTGCAGATCCTGTTCGTCTGCTCGGCCCCACCGGCCGAGCGAGCCGAGATCGTCGAGAAGATCCTCGACGTCCGCGGCGTCGTCGACGTCCGGGAGAC of the Halomicrobium salinisoli genome contains:
- a CDS encoding sulfatase; this encodes MTDADGANVLFVVLDTVRKDHLSVYGYDEPTTPHLAEFAEEAAVYDQAVAPAPWTLPVHASLFTGLYPSEHEATQENPYLEGATTLAESLSAAGYDTACYSSNAWITPYTNLTAGFDDQDNFFQVMPGDLLSGPLARAWKAMNDNDALRGIADRLVQLGNRVHEHLAEEGGGDTKTPQVIDRTMDFVDDSEQFFAFVNLMDAHLPYHPPEEYVEEFAPGVDSTEVCQNSKEYNCGARDIDDEEWEDIVGLYDAEIRHIDDQLDRLFSHLKETGQWEDTMVVVCADHGELHGEHDVYGHEFCIYDPLVNVPLMVKHPEMDAGRDDETTVELVDLYHTVLDATGASGRGRALDERRSLLSADYRDFAEPAAEGADVGRGEVGFVEYHQPVVELRQLEGKASAAGIELDTDSRFYSRMGAARTPEGKYIHNTRIPDEAYRIDEDPGETADLIGDDDPLLADLRDALFTFVDEVDADWPDEADGADGEVLDEMDETARDRLQDLGYID
- a CDS encoding ABC transporter ATP-binding protein, translated to MTAIELDGVTKRYGDVTALEDVDLTVEDGEIFGFLGPNGAGKSTTINILLDFVRPSSGDARVLGYDVREGSQRIRDRTGFLPEGYDVYERLSGRKHVEFVIDSKDADDDPMVLLDRVGLDAEDARRKAGDYSKGMQQRLVLAMALVDQPDLLILDEPSTGLDPNGARRMREIIREEAERGATVFFSSHILGQVEAVCDTVGILQDGQVIAKDSVEGLRDAADTGTTLVVTVEGPLDAAVDAARPLGPVSTVATEGEDRLRITCDGDAKMTVLSALEEAGVEVSDFETEEASLDDVFAAYVDRQEVEA
- a CDS encoding lysylphosphatidylglycerol synthase transmembrane domain-containing protein, translated to MSEEPSGPLALLDRKTVAQIALGFVVAVVVLGLFAVGIGVGEIRAALAGAELEWLALGCLSTLLCLTAWGKSWQIVLRVAGVEESFRRLVVTYYAATFANYVTPLGQAGGEPFIAYVLSRDTDASYEGALASVVTADLLNMLPFVTFSGVGFAALIYQSSLPETLEPLAAGLMGLAVGVPVLAAVGWRYRFSLGRLVLRLAAPVARRTQRLSVEGLRERLRELNDAFQRIARDRRALVSALFFAYLGWLFFALPLYFAGLTIGRDLDLLLVLFIVPASTLAGLVPSPGGLGGVEAALLALLVGLLGVTTATGYAVALVYRLASYWFALGLGGVAALYVIARN
- a CDS encoding four-carbon acid sugar kinase family protein, with the protein product MHSVAIAADDLTGAMDTAQGFAARGYGTAVVADPSAVGRADAPDEPVVALNTDSRYADPSAARGAVASAVTAAPARVVFKKVDSTLRGNLVPEVEAALSASGADVALVAPAFPATGRTTEGGVHRVRGTPVAETEHADDPKGPTTSSLPDLFADAAHPVEAVPLAAVAAGSDRVAALVADAVAAADRPPILVCDATTADHLEAIAAAGSEFDALYVGSGGLAEQVRVPGAGPRTDSREEQSIDPGAPLAVVGSVNQTTLAQLARVPADAVVELDGAAALADADEAARAGSAAADRLRRGEAAVLTAATDRGDVERALAAGAERGLGDDAVRERVAGALASAAGVAVDEGSPSGLLATGGDVAVDVLRELGATGVRLTGRAVEDGVPVGRLLDGPAAGTPLVTKAGGFGSESTLVDALDLLGGE
- a CDS encoding metal-dependent hydrolase, with amino-acid sequence MVFTHVLVGLLVAVVAGGGAPSGPLLLAGAVGGLLPDLDMVAAHRRTLHFPVGYPAAAALAGLAWAATAAPAALLAAVLLAAAAVHSLMDPFGAGLELRPWNRDSQRAVYNHALGRWHRPRRVVYDGSPGDAALCVGLAAAAAALGGPAVRPTAVALAGFGVSYALVRRRLADLIPEEFQSLSPFLKHLLARGWRAIR
- a CDS encoding Lrp/AsnC family transcriptional regulator, with the protein product MVQLDNVDRGILHELQVDARNRTAQEIADKVDVSASTVRNRIRELEDGGVIEGYHPKIDYEAADLPLQILFVCSAPPAERAEIVEKILDVRGVVDVRETLTGSCNLYVEAVGTGTSDTVRITDALHETGLSIDSSEIMRQRRVQPFNHFFFTDPYGTGESEAGDE
- the dgoD gene encoding galactonate dehydratase; the encoded protein is MTRIADYELFEVPPRWLFLRVETTDGTVGWGEPIVEGRAKTVRAAVEELLDNYLIGEGPTDIEDHWQTMYRGGIYRGGPVLMSAIAGVDQALWDVKGKQLGAPVHELLGGSARERVRVYQWIGGDRPSEVADEARQKVEAGFTALKMNATSQMERIDDPASVQAAVDRLCEVREAVGDEVDVGVDFHGRVSKPMAKRLTAALEPHEPMFVEEPVLPEHNDALPEIAAHTTIPIATGERMYSRWGFRDVLEDGAVDVVQPDLSHAGGITEVNKIAAMAEAYDVALAPHCPLGPVALAACLQVDACSPNALVQEQSLNIHYNETTDVLDYLADPSVFEYRDGYVGIPSDPGLGIEINEAYVREQAEKTVDWHNPVWRHEDGSVAEW
- a CDS encoding ABC transporter permease, translated to MSADDATASLRQAVAPIDERLQGLDWYPVAKKEFADTIRSRALVILSVIFAVLFVVPPIVAFYTDFGSARSVSAVLIAGRLRIMSVVVPIAAIALGYAAVSGERESGSMKLLLSLPYERLDVVIGKFVGRSAVLLVPLLGALLLQYAVVIPELASAEANVQAESLLAFIALTMLLGVVFVGAAVGISAGTSTTRRSLAVIGGLWIYFFALWNSAARGTGSLLREYTDVESLTTIKAELVVKLLNPTQAYQTLVQSLSGNAEHAARAQMFGGLRSQVVAQELQGSVPFYLSDGAAVAVLLFWMLAPLYLGYQVFERSDL